Part of the Desulfuromonas acetoxidans DSM 684 genome, CACGAGCAAGAACAGCGCTGACTTCTCCCAGTTCTGCACCATACTGCTCGACCAGTTTTTGTTCGGTCGCCAACTCTACCAGAGCTGTTGCGTACCGTTTTGAAATCGCGCTGCTACTCAATGCAGTTCTCCTACTTTCGTTTTATATTCTTCAACTAAACGGGCCTGATCCTCTTTATTGACTGCCTTTTTAAGAATATCTTCGGCGATACCAACAGCCATGGTTACAGCTTCCTGCTGCAGAGTCAGACGTGCCTTTGCGACTTCATTGTCAGCTGATTTTTGCGCTTCAGCCTTGATCTTTTCCGCCATCTCTTTGGCTTCGGAAATGATCCGTTGTTTTTCGCTTTCCGCCTCTTCTTTAATCGCCAGCTGAATGTCGGCAATTTCTGATTCCGCCTGAGTCAGCTTGCTATCGTATTCCGCATATTTCGACTCAGCTGATTCAGCCGCTTCTTGTGAGGCTTTCAACGCCTG contains:
- a CDS encoding ATP synthase F0 subunit B yields the protein MFVDKFLTKRTLTVAAGAALVIAGAGIAFASGEGHEAAHHVDSGVLLKDFLYRVFNFSVTVGILVYFVAKPLKNALAGRREGIEQALKASQEAAESAESKYAEYDSKLTQAESEIADIQLAIKEEAESEKQRIISEAKEMAEKIKAEAQKSADNEVAKARLTLQQEAVTMAVGIAEDILKKAVNKEDQARLVEEYKTKVGELH